The segment CTGGTAAATTAGGCCTCACCTCTTGGACTTAAGCACCTGGTCAAACTGAGGACCAGCGCATGGTCCTATGGAAAGCCAATTGCACCTCTCTGTTCCTGAGACAGTAGATGATGGGGTTGCACATGGGGGTAACCACCGTGTAGATGACAGACAACACCTTGTTGAGGTCCATAGCTTCTATGCGGCTGGGTCGGGCATAGATGAAGATAGTGGCTGAGTAGAATATACCCACCACTACCAAGTGGGAGGCACAGGTAGAGAAGGCTTTGTGGCGGGCAGCAGCTGATGGCATGCCTAGAACTGTCCTACCAATGGCCACATAGGAGGCTATGGCCACAAGGAGTGAACCCCAGAGGATGACGATAGCTGAAATGAAGTCTACCAGCTCTGTGAGGGCCACATGAGTGCAGGATAAGTTAAGGAGAGGAGAGACATCACAAAAGAAGTGATTGAGGATATTGGGACCACAATAGGACAGGCTTGCGATGCATGCTGTTTTGATCACTGAGACCAGCAACGCACCCAGCCATGAAGACAAGGCCAAGCCCAGGCATACTCGGGGCCTCATGAGCAGTGGGTAGTGCAGTGGAcggcagatggccacatagcggtcataagccatggaggccaggagagtgCATTCTGTGCAGATGAGAGAGATGAAGAAGAAAAGCTGGGTCATGCAGCCTGTAAATGGAACATGGCAGGGTCCTGTCCACAGCCCCATGAGTAGGGTGGGCATGGTGACTGACACATAGCACATCTCCAGGCAGCTGAGGTTGcccaggaagaagtacatgggctTGTGGAGTTCACTGTGACTGAAGATGAGGTAGATGATGAGTGTGTTCTCCATGAGGGTAAGCAGGTAAAGACTCAGGAAGATGATAAACAGGACATCTCTTATTCCAAGCCTTGTGGACAAGCCCAACAGGACAAACTCCTGGACTCTGGTCGCATTGCCCAACTCAAGTGACTTCTCCATCTAAAAACAAAGTGCATCTACACAGTATTCACCAAATCTCTCTCCTCATTTTTCCCACCCTAAACCAACATTGTGATCACAACTATATAAATAGCTTcctctttaaaaaagatttatgacATATATGTATTTTGCAAAAGGTCT is part of the Rattus norvegicus strain BN/NHsdMcwi chromosome 1, GRCr8, whole genome shotgun sequence genome and harbors:
- the Or6z3 gene encoding olfactory receptor Olr8 produces the protein MEKSLELGNATRVQEFVLLGLSTRLGIRDVLFIIFLSLYLLTLMENTLIIYLIFSHSELHKPMYFFLGNLSCLEMCYVSVTMPTLLMGLWTGPCHVPFTGCMTQLFFFISLICTECTLLASMAYDRYVAICRPLHYPLLMRPRVCLGLALSSWLGALLVSVIKTACIASLSYCGPNILNHFFCDVSPLLNLSCTHVALTELVDFISAIVILWGSLLVAIASYVAIGRTVLGMPSAAARHKAFSTCASHLVVVGIFYSATIFIYARPSRIEAMDLNKVLSVIYTVVTPMCNPIIYCLRNREVQLAFHRTMRWSSV